Proteins from one Malania oleifera isolate guangnan ecotype guangnan chromosome 4, ASM2987363v1, whole genome shotgun sequence genomic window:
- the LOC131154498 gene encoding isopentenyl-diphosphate Delta-isomerase I, whose protein sequence is MSLRLLKAAIASPPSSSTAAPPLRFPLSVPSPPSLGRTHLCILRAFASPSSSSSLLSGRRSFLSYSTSTATTAMGEVADATMDAVQKRLMFEDECILVDENDRVVGHNSKYNCHLMEKIESENLLHRAFSVFLFNSKYELLLQQRSVTKVTFPLVWTNTCCSHPLYRESELIEENALGVRNAAQRKLLDELGISAEDVPVDQFMPLGRMLYKAPSDGKWGEHELDYLLFIVRDVNVHPNPDEVAKIKYVNREQLKELLRKADAGEEGLKLSPWFRLVVDNFLLKWWEHVEKGTLKEAADMKTIHKLT, encoded by the exons ATGTCGCTGCGGCTACTTAAGGCGGCCATAGCCTCTCCTCCTTCCTCCTCCACAGCTGCACCACCTCTCCGATTCCCTCTCTCTGTTCCATCTCCGCCTTCGCTCGGAAGAACCCATCTCTGCATTCTCAGGGCCTTCGCTTCTCCTTCCTCGTCTTCTTCCCTTTTGTCTGGGAGGCGTTCTTTCCTATCCTATTCTACATCTACCGCCACCACCGCCATGGGCGAAGTTGCTGATGCAACAATGGACGCTGTCCAGAAGCGACTGATGTTCGAGGACGA GTGCATTTTAGTTGATGAGAATGATCGTGTTGTTGGTCACAACTCCAAATACAATT GTCACTTGATGGAAAAGATTGAATCTGAAAATTTGCTTCATAGAGCTTTCAGTGTATTTTTGTTTAATTCAAAATATGAGTTACTCCTTCAG CAACGATCTGTAACCAAGGTCACATTTCCTCTTGTGTGGACAAACACCTGCTGCAGCCACCCACTATACCGTGAATCTGAGCTTATCGAAGAGAATGCCCTTG GTGTAAGAAATGCTGCTCAAAGAAAGCTTTTGGATGAACTCGGTATTTCTGCTGAAGATGTTCCAGTTGATCAGTTCATGCCACTTGGCCGCATGCTGTACAAAGCGCCATCAGATGGCAAGTGGGGGGAGCATGAAC TTGACTACTTGCTCTTTATTGTTCGGGATGTTAATGTGCATCCAAACCCTGATGAAGTTGCCAAAATTAAATATGTGAACCGGGAGCAGCTGAAAGAGCTGTTGAGAAAGGCAGATGCGGGTGAAGAGGGTCTGAAGCTGTCCCCTTGGTTCAGGCTGGTGGTGGACAATTTCTTGTTGAAGTGGTGGGAACATGTTGAGAAGGGAACCCTTAAGGAAGCTGCTGACATGAAAACCATTCACAAGTTGACTTAA